Sequence from the Ornithinimicrobium humiphilum genome:
CGATCCCGACCGCCTGGCGGACCTCGAGCCCGCGGCGGCCTACGCGCTGCGCGCCGAGCTCGTGCACGAGTGGCGCAAGTTCCTCTTCCGCGACCCGGGGCTGCCCGTCGAGGTGCTGCCGCCGGACTGGCCGGGGCAGACCGTGCGCGAGACCTTCCTCGACGTCGCGGGGCGGCTGCGGCCGGCGGCGGACGCCTTCGTGGCGGCCACGCTGGGCGCCGCCCGGGCCCGGCCCACGGCGGCCCGGGGCGAGGCCGCCCGGCCTGCGTAGATTAGCCCCATGAGCACCGAGTCCTCCCCCGTCGTGACCGAGCGCGCCGACGGCGTCGCCACCGTCACCCTCTCCCGCCCCGACGCGATGAACTCCCTCGACGTGCGCACCAAGGAAGCCCTGCTGGCCGCGCTGCGCGACGTCGCCGCCGACCCCGAGGTGCGCTGCGTGGTCCTCACCGGCACCGGCCGGGCGTTCTGCGTCGGCCAGGACCTCAAGGAGCACGTGCACCTGCTCGCCGAGAACGCCGAGCAGCTGTGGACCACGGTCCGCGACCACTACAACCCGGTGGTCGAGCTGATCGCGACCATGGACAAGCCGGTGATCGCGGCGGTCAACGGCGTGGCCGCCGGCGCGGGCGCCTCCTTCGCCTTCGCCGCCGACCTGCGCTACGTCGCCGAGTCGGCGGGCTTCAACCTCGCGTTCACCGGCATCGGGCTCTCCTGCGACTCCGGCACCTCCTGGTCGCTCCCGCGCCTGGTGGGGCCCGGCAGGGCCAAGGAGCTGCTCTACTTCCCCCGCACCGTCCGTGCCCAGGAGGCCCTGGAGCTGGGGCTGGCGACCGAGGTCGTCCCCGACGCCGAGCTCGCGGACCGCGTGGCCGAGGTCGCCCGCACCCTCGCCGCCGGCCCGACCCGCGCCTACGGCGCCGTGCGCCGCGCCGTCGCCTTCTCCTCCTCGCACGCGCTGGCCGACAGCCTGGACTTCGAGGCCGACATGATGACCCGCACCGGCACCAGCGAGGACCACCGCGCGGCCGTGGACGCCTTCCTGGCCAAGGAGAGGCCCACCTTCACCGGACGCTGACCGCGCCAGCCGCGCGACGGCTCCTCACGGCGGGTTGTCGCGCGGCGGCACGAACATGAACAGCTCCCAGGACCACCACACCTGCCACCCGAGGAAGACCCCGGCGATCACGACGGTCCTCACCACGAGCAGCCAGCGCGGCGAGCGCTCGGCCCGCGGGTCGGCCGGGTCCCAGCCCCCGCCGACGAGCAGGACGAAGAGCGGGAAGAGCAGCACGAGGTAGCGGTAGATGCTCGTCCACGGGTCGAGCGCGGCGAAGAGGTAGAGCACGTAGGCCAGGCACCACGTGCGCAGCTCCGGCCCCAGCCCACGGGCCCAGGGCCCGGCGACGGCCACCACGAGCAGCAGCAGCCCGGCGGCGAGCAGGACGAGACCGAGGGTGTCGCCGAAGAGCCACTGGACGCGCTCCAGCGTCGGCAGGAAGGGCCTCACGGGCTCCCCGCCCCGCCAGCCGGACATCGTCTGCGTGTAGCCGTCCGGCACCCCGGTGCGCAGCCAGACCACCGTGGGCCAGATCAGCCCGGCGAGGCCGCAGCCGACGAGAGCGCTGGCCATCCGGACGTACTCCCCCCGCGCGATCGGCTCTTCCGTGCGCCGTCGCCAGCGCAGCCAGACCGCGACCAGGGCGACCAGTCCCAGCGGCAGGCCGATGGGGCGGGCCAGCCCGGTGAGCAGCGCCACGGCCCCCGCGGCGAGCCAGCGGCGTCGCACGAGCAGCCACAGGGCCGCGGCCAGGAGCAGCAGCGCGAGCGACTCGGTGTAGGCGACCTGGAAGGTCGGCGAGGAGGGATAGGCCCCCAGGAGGGCCACGCCGCCCAGCGCGGCGGCCGTGCCCACGCGCTCGCGCAGCAGGCCCGCGACGACCACCGCCGCGGCATACCCCAGGAGCGTGGCGACGACGGTGCCGGTGACCGCGAACGGCAGCCCGGTGAGCAGGGTGAGGCCCCGGGCGAGGTAGGGGAAGATCGGGTAGAACGCCCAGGCGTTCTGGCGGACGTGCCCGGTGGAGTCCACCGGGAGCGTGGCCGGATATCCCTGGGTGGCGATGCGTTCGTACCACGCGCCGTCCCAGAGCGTGGCGAACTGGAAGTAGCGCGGGACGCCCGGCTGGTCGTAGACGACGGGGTCCTGGTGGTCGTGCGCCAGCACGAGCAGCAGCACGGTGCTCAGCGCCCGCAGCAGCGTCCAGACCAGGACGACGGCGAGGACGAACCGGAGGTCGAGGAGGCGGCGGACGGGCAGGGGGCCCGCCGTCATGAGGTGAGGTGCCGCGCCCCGGTGACCCGCGAGCCGGAGCGGGAGGCCCCTGCCCGGAAGCACCCGACCAGGTGGTCGTCGACCAGCCCGCACGCCTGCATGGCGGCGTAGATGGTCGTGGGCCCCAGCTGCACGAAGCCGGCCTTGCGGAGGCGCTTGGCGAGCAGCTCGGACTCCGGGGTCTGGGTGGGCACGTCGGCGAACCGCATGGGGCGCGGCGTGGGCTCGGGCGCGTGCGTCCAGAGCAGCTCCTCCAGCCCACCGGTCTCGCGCAGCGCCACCGTCGCCCTGGCGTTC
This genomic interval carries:
- a CDS encoding enoyl-CoA hydratase/isomerase family protein produces the protein MSTESSPVVTERADGVATVTLSRPDAMNSLDVRTKEALLAALRDVAADPEVRCVVLTGTGRAFCVGQDLKEHVHLLAENAEQLWTTVRDHYNPVVELIATMDKPVIAAVNGVAAGAGASFAFAADLRYVAESAGFNLAFTGIGLSCDSGTSWSLPRLVGPGRAKELLYFPRTVRAQEALELGLATEVVPDAELADRVAEVARTLAAGPTRAYGAVRRAVAFSSSHALADSLDFEADMMTRTGTSEDHRAAVDAFLAKERPTFTGR